GAGCTAAAACGAAAACTTTGTGATCTACCAGAGTCCAGTGAATTTTGACTGTTTTGTGATTCTTGGAAACGCTTCCTCATCCCATTTAGCTCCTTTTCCAAATCCTGAATGCGCGAGTTTGTGGTGCTCATGGCCGCTTTGAGCTGTGCCACTTGTCGGAGTGCTGCATCACGTTGGAGAATTGCACCAAGTGTGGCAGATGCTTCATTGGAATTCTTACGACTACGGTGATCAGCTGCAGAGAAGATGGAGCGACGGGTGTTGAGCTGCTCAACAAACATGGCCTGAACTACAAATCTAAGTGGCATTCTAGGATTTTGCACTGCATGCATTAGAACTTGAGAGGACAGGATGGAGCAGTCTATGTGGTTGCACATTCGGGTTTTCTGTTCTTCTGTTATCTTCCCAACGTGTCCCTGCAATAAAGAcattgaggaaaaaaaaaagaagaaaaaaaagtagCCGGAACTTAGAAGCAGGATTTAATaaggaaattaaaagaaaaatacagtGCCAATGGTTGCAGATATTTTGCTTGGAGTAGTTTACTTTGATCTTTCAATACGCGCAAATGAAATAATGAAGCttcttcaacaaaaaaaaaaaaaaagaagacacgTTACATATATACTCAGATGTACCGGGAATAATTTCAGTTCTGTACGTTCATTGATGTTCATTCAAGAAACAAATCAACCTCTTCTTGATCTCACATGGTGCCATTTATGCAAATTAACATTTAGATAACTAAAAGAATTGAACAAGAAAACGCAGGTAAAGAGCAAAAGACTGAATCTTACGTCTGCCATGATGACCGAGGTAGAACATTATTTTATTGATCATATTAGTTTGTACCGATAGGGTAAAAACGTTTATAGCCCTCATCCATATATCATTCTGAGCTTTCTTAATTCCGAAATGTCCAAGGGGGAAAAAAATGAGGACCAATTAGCATTCAGAACAGCTTTCTTAATTAATTGCCTTGCGTGAAAGTTGTTGTTGTCTTACTTTTCTGTCACCAACTCGAGATGTCGGTGCTAATTTTTTCAAGTCATAACCTTAAACAGCTAGAAAAGCTCGAGCTGAGAATCAGCCAGTAAATCAACGCGAATCCAATAATGCATTAGTTATCAAGTTATAATTACAGACTGTGGCAGCTGGAGAAGCACATTATCCCCTTTTTTAACAACAAACGATCACAAGATTCCCGTCACAGCTGTTTAGATCTTATAACCATATATACTACTATCAATAGAAAACAAGGAAAACCATTCAAagctatgtttttttttttttttttttttaaaacattcaAAGCTATGTTTGTAGGAGTAAAATTTTGGTTACGAAAATAGAGTATCACTTTTGACAGTTGACGGCAATGATTTTACCTTGAGATAAAGGTCAAGTACCCTGTAAAGGAGGTCATGAGTGGTCAACCGCTGATTCAATGACTCCACTACTAGTTGAAAATCATCAGGCCCTAACTTGAGAACGTCGTTCAGGCAAGTCATGTCTCCGGCGTCGTCACCGTCATGCATCGACATCAATGCTTCAATGCATCTACTAACGAGACACGCCGTCGTCTCGGCCTCCGGGAATATAGACACAGCGGAACGCAGTACAACAGTGGCGTACTCCTGGTTAACGGCGACTGCACGCCGGAGGTAAGTTTCCGTCTTCTGGCGCAAGCTATCATCTGGAATTCCGTTGGCCTCCGTCATCTCTAGCAACTCAGCTGCGATTCGAAGGGGTGCGACGTTAAAGGGAGTAATGACAATGTGGGCCCCGTAGCAGAATTCGGTTACTAGAGAGAACGTCTCGGCCGTTATGTTTAACGGCGGAGAGAGGCTTAATTCGGAGGAATCCTCCTTGAGCAGCCGTTTCATATACCCGCTCCGCGATCTTAATGGAGCCTACGATGGATACGAAAGAgtgaaaaaagggaaggcaaagagtAAATGCGCCCAGCCTCTCTGCTTTTTCATTAATTGCGAGAACTACCTCACTCTCTGCTGTGGATAGTCATAGTACTACGCACACTCGATTTCAGATAAAAAAGGATTACTACAAATAACAGTTTCTTGAATCAGAGAAGTGAGTATTGTCAATTGGAAAATGGAAGCTTGAGAGCCAATTAATTAGGGGAATGCGGGAGAAAGAACATTAGAGTCAGCCTAGGGATGCAATTAGCCCAAAGACATCCCCTTCTGaacacaagaagaagaagaagaaaaaaaaaaaaaactagcaaGCCATTAGTCTGTTAAAATCTTACAATGATTTATTGTCACAAGAAAACTGCACATTGTCATGAGGATCATTGACATAGTCAATAGAGGATACGAGTAGTTGGGGATCCAAGCCATTATTGTCACTGTTAGATACAACGTTCTACACAAATTTGACTTTTTACCATTCATATTGAAAGCATCGATTTTGTAGTCATAGGGAGAGAATTTTTTCTTCTATTCCAGGTCATGTGATTGTGATGGCGAGACAGTATCAATTAAAATTTTCGATTTCTCAATTTCTTACTCTTTGTTAGCTGTCTGATCACAAATCCACTCAAATGATATGCATTCAGACCTCCAGAAAAGCTAATAACAGGATTAACACTAGTAGCTATCAGCGTATAATCTTAACTGTACTCCACAAACTGTGCTCTTAATTgtttttttcttctgttttctaTTGACAAATGACTGATTTGCGAGACCAGCATCGATTTTGTAGTTAGTCTGATTAGTCGGATTCCTGTTACTAATCATTCATTAATTCTTCAATGTCATCATAGCCAGAAATTAATTaaacacttaaaaaaaaaaaaaaaaaagggccaaAACTTCACATCACCGTACCTTATGCAGGTAGAAACATGAATCCTCAACATGTACCACCACATCTATTTCATCTCCAGAAGCCAGTGACCTGGTAATTAAggggcaaaacaaaaaaatgaatgaataaataaatagacGGAGAAGATATTGCATAATTAACTTGGATATACTTTACTCTCAACGAAAGAAATACGAAATTCTGAAGTGTGTTGTGTACCACGCCTCTACTAGAGAGTGGAGAGGTGTAGTGGGAGATGGCGAGAGCAATGGGGAGACAGAAGGAGTGGTTGCGGGGTCTTCACCTTCTTCCTCGAAGATAGTGTCAACAACCCCTAAATCTTTCCAGACCCTCAAGCTCAGAGCTTCCATGGAGTTCTGAagtttggacaaaaatattttgCTGCTGGACGGGATTGTTGAAGATTTCTATAGCTGCACTTAGTGTTGTGCACTCTTTAGGGTAAATGGGAAGGTGAGGAATTCTCTTGGCGCATTAATGGCATGCATGTGAGGATTCATAAATGCCTGCTTCATTCTTTTGGTGGGGCTTTAATTTTTATTGATAGTGATGCTAAGAATTCTCTTCGCTTTTAAGATTTGGAATAAATATCGATCTAGTTTATGGGATCAAACGTTTTCTTTTCATGAGTTACAGGAAGGAGAGGGCGGGTATCAGTCCAATGCATCTGGTATAAAGAGCGACGAGTATGATTAGTTATGGTGAGCGTGAAACCATTATTGAGTTTTCAGTCATTGCAATTAATCGCACTAGCTGCATTGTCTGTCCGCAACGATAAAGTGAAGAAGCAAACGATTTCTGTTTATAGAAATGAAACACGTATTAGTCattaacaaaaattaacaaaaaaaaaaaaatcattcagcataaattttaatttttaatttacttCCTAAGAGAAAACGTTTATATCTCGAACCCTTTCGAcaaattaaaaaggaaaaaaatagatTTGTGATATTGCCCTTTTACTTTCCTAGTTGTTGGAATAAATCTCGGTAAACTCATTGGTGAGTTTGCATGAAATTCTAGTAGAAATGGGCATCACGTATATTTTCTACCAAACGTTGGTGTAATgaaatcaaaaaattcaatatCTTTCCTTGTGTAAATGGAGAATCTATGTTCAAACGTTGGCTTGAAATGGTGCATGATATCCAAAAGTTCACAGCCCCTAACCTGTAAAAAATTGTTTAATTGCATTATAATTACgtatttttaattacttttttctATCTTTCTAATAACTATTTTattctattaaaaaaaagacttttagtatcattccaaataatctactaATCAAGCACACTATTGCATGTTAATTAAGGGTGGTAATCGGGGCGGCACCGACCCCACCCCACGGTGGATTAATGGGGTATGAGATGAGTAGGTATCTCAATGGGTAGGGTTTGGATTGGATCCCTTTGATCTAGATTCAGATTCATTTAATTTAGTTAGATCCAGATCCAGATTCAGACCCTTTTGGGTCTAAAAAAGTAAGTTGATATCCAGATCCTTATGGATGTGGGTATCCAATGGGCATCTATGGGTATTTTCTGAAAATATCAAAGTAAAAAtgtattaaaaatatatagagttcataaataatagaaaataccatccaatttttgttttcaaataataaaattaacattcaacaaaTTGACTGcaatattttgaactcaaaaaacgaattattattgactacttctatttatttttaaatagggttaaaaacaaaaaaaacttcaatagtatacctaatacacagaaaaactCTCCgtagtttcaaaatatacaaaacgacacctcatgtttcgaactaaattgtaaactaacagaattcaTTAAACTTAACAGAATCCAGTAAATTTAACGGAAAACTTAATAGAATCCTTTAAATTTAATGGTAAACTTAACGGAATCAGGTAAGTTTAATGCCCGAAACCGTCAttttcgttaaatttaacgaattcggttagtttacaatttagttcaaaacataagGTGTTGTTTTATATGTTTTGAAACCACGGGAGGCTTTTCTGCGTATTAGGTATACCACATGggactttttatttttaaccctTTTAAATATTCAACTGCATTCATAtcaatatttcatttgtttgccTTTAGcctttctccttttcttgaaaaagtttgtacCAATTACAATGACAACTATGATTAGTTTTTAACAAAGAAAACAACcataacatatataaatatttagtcttattaaaaaaatgtaattttgtacctctttttcttatttaaacaTCAATGTTGGTAGATGTCTCGCAATCCAGTACTAAAATAGTAAATGAGataaaaatcatttgattaAGGACCGATgacaaataaataatagaataagaAGATTTATAAgcacttactcattttttctttgattcaatCTAATCATCAGTAGTCACTAATATTTCAACCATATCTAGAAGTAATTTGGCACGAATTTCATCAATCACCCAACCAC
This sequence is a window from Coffea eugenioides isolate CCC68of chromosome 7, Ceug_1.0, whole genome shotgun sequence. Protein-coding genes within it:
- the LOC113778115 gene encoding BTB/POZ domain-containing protein At3g49900-like isoform X1, which gives rise to MEALSLRVWKDLGVVDTIFEEEGEDPATTPSVSPLLSPSPTTPLHSLVEAWSLASGDEIDVVVHVEDSCFYLHKAPLRSRSGYMKRLLKEDSSELSLSPPLNITAETFSLVTEFCYGAHIVITPFNVAPLRIAAELLEMTEANGIPDDSLRQKTETYLRRAVAVNQEYATVVLRSAVSIFPEAETTACLVSRCIEALMSMHDGDDAGDMTCLNDVLKLGPDDFQLVVESLNQRLTTHDLLYRVLDLYLKGHVGKITEEQKTRMCNHIDCSILSSQVLMHAVQNPRMPLRFVVQAMFVEQLNTRRSIFSAADHRSRKNSNEASATLGAILQRDAALRQVAQLKAAMSTTNSRIQDLEKELNGMRKRFQESQNSQNSLDSGRSQSFRFSSENKIERGQVGSVSSASFRIMTSKDHRGAGSSSFDQESSDRSQSAEKKLGRRLMDGLKSALRVSSLVSKKKFESSGAGKFGGDGENVTEKCEIGKGDVIVIKKDLPYHR
- the LOC113778115 gene encoding BTB/POZ domain-containing protein At3g49900-like isoform X2, which codes for MKRLLKEDSSELSLSPPLNITAETFSLVTEFCYGAHIVITPFNVAPLRIAAELLEMTEANGIPDDSLRQKTETYLRRAVAVNQEYATVVLRSAVSIFPEAETTACLVSRCIEALMSMHDGDDAGDMTCLNDVLKLGPDDFQLVVESLNQRLTTHDLLYRVLDLYLKGHVGKITEEQKTRMCNHIDCSILSSQVLMHAVQNPRMPLRFVVQAMFVEQLNTRRSIFSAADHRSRKNSNEASATLGAILQRDAALRQVAQLKAAMSTTNSRIQDLEKELNGMRKRFQESQNSQNSLDSGRSQSFRFSSENKIERGQVGSVSSASFRIMTSKDHRGAGSSSFDQESSDRSQSAEKKLGRRLMDGLKSALRVSSLVSKKKFESSGAGKFGGDGENVTEKCEIGKGDVIVIKKDLPYHR